The genomic stretch GCCCTGATGAGCGTTGCGATCGGATTGCTCATCGGAATGATCGCGGGATTTATCCGTTTGGCCGATGCTTTCATCATGCGTTTCATGGACGGGCTGATGGCCATTCCCGGCATCCTCTTGGCGATCGCCATGGTTTCCGTCGCGGGGGCAAGTCTGTTCACGGTCCTCGTGGCCATCACCATTCCCGAAATCCCGCGGGTGGTGAGGCTCGTGCGGGGGGTGATTCTGACCGTCAAGAACGAACCTTATGTGGAAGCCGCCCTTTCCCTCGGGACACCCATCCCAATCCTCCTCCTCCGCCACATGCTTCCCAACACCATCCCTCCGGCGATTGTCCAGGGGACCTATATCTTCGCCTCGGCGATTCTGACCGAGGCCATCCTCGGCTTTTTGGGAGCGGGCATCCCGCCGGAGAACCCCTCCTGGGGAAATATCATGGCCGAGGGAAGGATGTTCTTCCAATTGATGCCAGGGCTCATCCTCTATCCCGGCCTCTTTCTCTCCCTGACGGTATTGAGCGTAAACGTTCTGGGCGATGCCATGCGGGACGCCCTCGACCCAAGGATGGCTCGGAGGTTGTGACCGGTGCGAAGGCCATCCACAGAGGGTTTAAGGAATTCCGAGGACGCCATCCGATGAATCCTGAGATCAACACCAGGGTCTTGATCGTCGACGATCTGTCGGTGGCTGTGGTAGGAGCCTCCACAGTCCACAGGGTGGTCGAAAACGTCAGCTTCGATGTGCGATCGGGCGAGACCCTCTGTGTCGTGGGCGAGTCAGGATCGGGGAAATCGGTCACCGCGCTTTCCATCATGGGTTTGCTTCCCAAGGGGGCCCTCGAACCCCATGGGGCCATCTACGTCGACGGCGAAGACGTTTTGGCGGCGAGTCAGAGGCGGCTCCGGGAACTCCGGGCCACGCGCATGGCCATGGTCTTTCAGGAGCCGATGACCGCACTCAACCCGGTCCAGCCCGTTGGCAACCAGATCGATGAGGTCCTGCGTGTCCATACCCGGCTTTCCAAAAAAGAGCGCCGCGAAAGGGTCTTGGAGATGCTCGATGCCGTCCACCTGCCCGATGTGAGACACCTATACGAGGCCTATCCTCACCAACTCTCAGGGGGGCAGCGCCAGCGGATCGTCATCGCCATGGCCTTGATCCTCAACCCGAAGCTCCTAATCGCGGATGAACCCACCACCGCTCTAGACGTCACCACGCAGAAACAGATCCTCTCTCTCATCCGGGAACTCCAGGAAAAACACCAGACGGCCGTGATGTTCATCACCCACGATTTCGGGGTCGTAGCGGAAATTGCGGATCGGATCGTGGTCATGAACCGCGGCCGGGTCGTGGAGACTGGAAGGAAGGAAGAGATCCTATCCAGTCCTCGCCAACCCTATACCAGAATACTGATCTCTTCTGTGCCGAGCCTGATCCCAAAGAGTCGTCAGAAGCCCACCGGAGGAACCGTCCTTCGGGTCAGGGGCTTGAGCAAGATTTTCGCAGAAAGGAGGTTCTTGGCCGCCCGTCGCACGGTCGTGGCCGCCCGGGAAGTCGATCTGACGATCCAACGGGGGGAAATCGTCGGGGTGGTGGGCGAGTCGGGTTCGGGCAAATCGACGGTGGCCCGCTGCATCGTGCGGCTGATCGAACCTACCTCTGGCTCCATCTTCATCGATTCGACCGACTTAGCCAAACTCTCCTGGAAAAAATTAAGGCCCTTCCGGAAACGGATCCAGATCATCTTTCAGGATCCCTACCGGTCCCTCAATCCCAGGCGACAGGTAGGGGATTCGCTGGTCGAAGGCCTGTTGAATTTTGGAACGCCCCGGTCCCAGGCCCTGGCGAAAGTCCGAGAGCTACTGCGGCTGGTGGGGATGGATCCCGACTGCCTTCAGAGGTTCCCCCACCAATTCTCCGGAGGAGAACGCCAGCGCCTTTGCATCGCCCGTGCGCTCACCCTCGATCCAGATATCTTGGTCGCGGACGAGCCGGTTTCCTCTCTCGATGTCTCGGTGCAGGCCCAGGTATTGAAGTTGATCGAAGAGATCCGAGAACGAACCGGCGTCGCCGTCCTCTTCATCACCCACGACTTGCGGGTGGCAGCCCAGATCTGCGACACGATCGTGGTCATGCAGAGGGGCCGCCTCGTCGAGGCCGGCGCCGCGGAGGAGGTCCTGACCTCCCCACGTGAAGAATATACGCGTACTCTGATCGAGGCAGCCCCCGGCCGCCACTGGGATTTTCAGAACTTCAGACCGCTCTTGACAAAGGTCGCTCTGACCCCCTGACTTTCTTAA from Thermodesulfobacteriota bacterium encodes the following:
- a CDS encoding ABC transporter permease, with product MSENLKESRTERTSRGLPGPSENGSIPSPEGESFLLGHFKRTVLKGPSLLALLVVGTIGLVALLAPFLSTSDPIALNPAQRLKPPSFAHWFGTDSYGRDIYSRVIYGSRVSLVVGLGAALMSVAIGLLIGMIAGFIRLADAFIMRFMDGLMAIPGILLAIAMVSVAGASLFTVLVAITIPEIPRVVRLVRGVILTVKNEPYVEAALSLGTPIPILLLRHMLPNTIPPAIVQGTYIFASAILTEAILGFLGAGIPPENPSWGNIMAEGRMFFQLMPGLILYPGLFLSLTVLSVNVLGDAMRDALDPRMARRL
- a CDS encoding ABC transporter ATP-binding protein; amino-acid sequence: MNPEINTRVLIVDDLSVAVVGASTVHRVVENVSFDVRSGETLCVVGESGSGKSVTALSIMGLLPKGALEPHGAIYVDGEDVLAASQRRLRELRATRMAMVFQEPMTALNPVQPVGNQIDEVLRVHTRLSKKERRERVLEMLDAVHLPDVRHLYEAYPHQLSGGQRQRIVIAMALILNPKLLIADEPTTALDVTTQKQILSLIRELQEKHQTAVMFITHDFGVVAEIADRIVVMNRGRVVETGRKEEILSSPRQPYTRILISSVPSLIPKSRQKPTGGTVLRVRGLSKIFAERRFLAARRTVVAAREVDLTIQRGEIVGVVGESGSGKSTVARCIVRLIEPTSGSIFIDSTDLAKLSWKKLRPFRKRIQIIFQDPYRSLNPRRQVGDSLVEGLLNFGTPRSQALAKVRELLRLVGMDPDCLQRFPHQFSGGERQRLCIARALTLDPDILVADEPVSSLDVSVQAQVLKLIEEIRERTGVAVLFITHDLRVAAQICDTIVVMQRGRLVEAGAAEEVLTSPREEYTRTLIEAAPGRHWDFQNFRPLLTKVALTP